The Amycolatopsis solani genome segment ACCGCCGACGTCACCGACGAAGCCCAGCTGCGCGACGTCCTCGTCCGGATCACGGCCGACGCCGGCGAGATCGACGCGGTGTACTTCGGGCCGGCCGACGCGACGGCCGGCCCCGGCATCACCCCACTCCCCGAAGCCGGCCCCGACGACCTGCGCGCACCGTTCGAGGCGTTCCTGCTCCCGGCCGCGAACCTCGTGAAGTCGGTGCTGCCAGGGATGATCGAGCGCGGCTCGGGCACCCTGCTCTTCGCCGGCGGCCTCAGCGGCAAGCACCCGATGCCGATGCTCGGCACCCTCGCCCCGGCCTCGGCGGCGCTGCGCATGTACGTCCTGACCCTGCACGCGGCCCTGCGCGAAAAGGGCGTCTACGCCGGCACCCTCACCATCGGCGGCCTCATCGAGCGCGGCGACATCCACCGCGTGTTCACCTCGCAGGACCACGGCTTCACCCCGGGAACGCTGAACCCGGACGACATCGCCGACCAGGCGTGGTCGCTGCACGTCGAGCGCGACGAAGCCGAAGCGGAGTTCAACGCGATGGCCGCGGTCTAGCCTGGGGCGGTGTTCACCACTGGGGAACGGACTTCGCTCCGCGATGCACTGGTCGAGGCGGCCCGGTCGGACGAGCGCGTCACCGGCGCCGCGCTCACCGGCTCGGCCGCGCTCGACGCCGAAGACGCCTGGTCGGACATCGACCTCGCGTTCGCCGTCACCGGCGATCCCGAGCCGGTGCTCGCGGACTTCACCGCGCGGATGTACGCCGAACACGGCGCGGCGCACCACATGGACGTCGGGTTCGAGCGGACCACGTTCCGCGTGTTCCTCCTCGGCAGCACGCTGCAGGTCGATTTGGCATTCTGGCCGGCGGAGGACTTCGGCGCGACGTCGCCGAAGTTCCGGCTGCTGTTCGGCACCGCGAACGAGCGGGAGCCGACGCCGCCGCCGGACGCGCGCCGGCTGATCGACCTGGCCTGGCTGCACGCCCTGCACGCGCGGTCGAGCCTCGCGCGCGGCCGCGGGTGGCAGGCCGAGTACATGGTCGGCCGGGTCCGGGAGTACGCGCTCGCGCTCGCCTGTCTGCGGCACGGCCTGCCCGCGGTCGAAGGCCGGGGCCTCGACCAGCTGCCCGCGAGCGTCACCCGGCCGTTCGAAGCCACCCTCGCCCGCGGCCTCGACGACCTCGGCCGGGCCTTCCACGCCGTCACCGAACTCCTCATCGGCGAGGTCGGCCGGGTCGACGCCGCGCTGGGCCGCCGTCTCGCCCCGCTGCTGCGCCGGCTGACTTCCTAGGCCAGGTAACCGAGTTCCGGGTGCGCGGCGGCGTACGCGTCGAGCAGCCGCCGCGCCACCGAAACCGAGTCGATCAGCGGGTGCAGGGCGAACGCCCGCAGCGCCGCCTCACGCGAACCCGTCGTCGCCGCCTCGATCGTCGCTCGCTCGACGGCCTTGATCGCGGTCACCAGGCCCAGCGCATGCCCCGGCAGCGGCGAAACCGCGAGCGGGCGGGCGCCGTTCGCGTCGACGACGCACGGGACCTCGACGACCGCGTCCGGTGGCACGCCCGGGAGCGCGGATCCGTTGCGCACGTTGAGGATCAGGTTCGCGCGTTCCCCCAGCGCGATGGCGCGCATCAGCGCCAGCGCGACGTTCTCGTACCCGCCGCCTTCGAGGTCGTCACGCTCGCCCTCGCGTGTTTCGGCCATATAAGTCGCTTCGCGCTCCAAGCGCGTGCGGTCCCACGACGTCAGCGACGGCTCCGCGTAGAAATCCCGTTGCTGCTCCAGGAGAAGCGCACCCCGCGACGCCGGCGACGCGGCCGCCTCGCGCGCGAAGTAGTAGTAGTGCAGGTATTCGTTCGGCACAGCACCCAAAGCACGCAGCCAGGAAGCGCCGAAGAGCTTCCCCTCCTCGAACGACTCCAGCGCTCCGGTGTCGGCGAGCAGCCGCGGCAGCACATCCTCGCCGCCCACGCGCACCGCGCGCAGCCAGCCCAGGTGGTTCAGACCCGCGTAGTCGAACCACGCCGTCGCCGGGTCGACGCCGAGCGCGCCGGCGACGCGGCGGCACAGCCCCACCGGCGAGTCGCAGATGCCGAGCACGCGGCCGCCGAGGTGCGCGGCCATCGCTTCGGTGACCATCCCGGCCGGGTTGGTGAAGTTGATGACCCACGCGCGCGGCGCCAGCTCGCCGATCAGCCGCGCCAGCTCGACCGCCACCGGGACCGTCCGAAGGCCGTAGGCGATCCCGCCCGCACCGACGGTTTCCTGGCCCAGCACGCCTTCCGCCTGCGCGAGCTGCTCATCCAGCCGACGACCCCGCAGGCCGCCGACGCGGATGGCGGAGAACACGAAGTCCACATCGGACAGTGCGTCGGCGAGGTCGGTCGTCACCCGCACCCGCGGCGCGCCGGCCACGCCCTCGGCCTGTTCGGCGAGGACCCGTTCGATCGCGGCGAGCCGCCCGGCGTCGACGTCGTGCAGCACCAGGTCCGTGATGCCGCCGTCGCGCAGCAGCGCGCCGTGCACCAGCGGTACGCGGAACCCGCCGCCGCCCAGGATCGCGAGCCTCACCGGAGCACCTCGACCCCGGCGTCGGCCAGTGCGGCGCAGGTCGGTTCGTCGGCCCCGGCGCTGGTGACGACGATGTCGAGCGCGTCCGGCCCGCAAACCTTCGCCAGCCCCGTCCCGGGGAACTTGCCGGCGTCGGCCAGCAGCACCACCCGGTCCGCCGCGGCGACCATCGCGCGCTTGACCGGCACCTCGACCACCGTCGAGTCCATCACGTGGCCGTCGCAGCGGACGCCGCTCGTGCCGAGGAAGACCGTGCCGGCCCGCACCTGGCGCAGCGCGTCCTCGGTCAGGAACCCCACCATCGAGTGCTGCCCGCGCCGGACGACGCCGCCGAGCAGGACGAGCTCGACGTCGTCGGCGTCCTTCAGCTCTTCGTAGACCGCGAGGCTGCTGGTGATCACGGTCAGCGCGCGGTCGCGCAGGTGCCGCGCCAGCCGGTGCGCGGTGGTCCCGACGTCGAGGAGCACCGTGTCGCCGTCGGCGACCAGCGCGGCCGCGCGCCGGGCGACGGCCTCCTTCTCGTCGGCGTGCTCGGCCGCGGGCGCGTACGGCCCGCCGTCGCCGTCCGCCGCCACGGCGCCGCCGTGCACCCGGGTCAGCCGGCCTTCGCGATCGAGCCGCACCAGGTCGCGGCGCACGGTGGCGTGGCTGACCCCGAGCCGCTCGGCCAGCACGCCGACCGGCGCCGGCCCCTCCGCGCGGAGGGCCCGCAGGATCAGCTCGTGGCGACGCTGGGGCAACATCCGGCGACCATAGCAGTCAACCTTGCTCAGTTCTTGGCCAAGAACGCGCAGATCTTGCGAAATCTGCGTGGTTGACGCACTCTCGTGCGCACAGTTGCGCGAACTTCGTGGAGGCGCCCGTGCCGGCTGAGCCCGCACCCGAAACCGATGTCTTCCTGTCCGGCCCGCTGTTCTTCGACCTGGTGTTCACCGGGCTCGAACAACCGCCGGCGCCGGGCACGGAGGTGTGGACGGGCGGCATGGGCTCCGGGCCGGGCGGGATCGCGAACTTCGCCGTCGCGCTGAGCCGCCTCGGCCTGCGGACGTCGCTGGCGGCCGCGTTCGGCACCGACGTCTACGGGCGCTACTGCTGGGACGTCCTTTCGCGGCAGGAGCACATCGACCTGTCCCGCTCGCGGCAGTTCCCGGAGTGGCACTCCCCCGTCACGGTTTCCCTGGCCTACGCCGGCGACCGCGCGATGATCACCCACGGCCACGCGCCGCCCGTCCCCGTCGCGGAGCTGGCGGGCTCGCCGCCGGTGAGCCGCGCGACGGTCGCGCACATCGGCCTCGACACCGCGGACTGGGTCCACACCGCGCACCAGGCCGGCAGCCTGGTCTTCGCCGACGTGGGCTGGGACCCGTCCGAGGCCTGGTCGGCAGCGCTGCTCGACCAGCTCGGGTGCTGCCACGCGTTCCTGCCGAACGACGTCGAAGCGATGGCCTACACCCGCACGGAAACCCCGGAAGCGGCGCTGGCGAAGCTGGCGGACCTGGTCCCGATCGCGGTCATCACCCGCGGCGGCGCGGGCGTGCTCGCGGTCGACGGCACGACGGGCGAAACGGCGGCGGTCCCGGCCCTGCCGGTCGACGTCCTCGACGCGACGGGCGCGGGCGACGTCTTCGGGGCGGGCTTCGTCGCCGCGACGTTGACCGGCTGGCCCCTGGCGGAGCGGCTGCGCTTCGCGTGCTTGACGGCGAGCTTGTCGGTCCAGCACTTCGGCGGCGCGCTCGCCGCCCCGGGCTGGCACGAGATCGCCGAATGGCACGCGCGCCACCGCCGTCCGGACTACGGCTTCCTGGACGAAGTCCTGCCGTCGGAGACGGTGGCGGGCACCCGCCGCGGCCCGGTGACCCTCGGCTTCGGCGACGACAGCTGGCGCTAGCGGCGGGACGAGATCTGCTGGATCCCCCAGGAGTTGCCGTCCGGGTCGGTGAAGAAGACGAAGCCGACGTTGTTCAGGTCGGCCTTCCCGTCCCAGGGCCCCACGCCGACGACCTGGATCTCGCCCACGTCGACGCCGCGGTCCCGCAGTTCCGCGTGCGCCTTCGGCAGATCCTTGACGACGAGCTGCAGGCCCTTCAGCGAACCGGGCGGCATGTCCGGCACCGCGCCCTTGCCGATCACCACCGAGCAGCCCGAGCCCGGCGGGGTCAGCTGGACGATCCGGACGCCCGGCGCGGGCGCGACGTCGTGGTCGAGGGTGAACCCGAGCTGATCGGCGTAGAAGGCCTTGGCGCGGTCGATGTCGGACACCGGCACCACGACCACTTCGAGCGTCCATTCCATGGGGCGTGACGCTACTCGGCCGAAGCCGTCCGCTGCTCGACCACGAGGCGCTGGTGACGGGCCGCGCGGACCCGGTCGCCGCACGTCGTGGAGCACCAGCGGCGGCGGGCGTGCTCGCGGAAGAAGAAGCGGACGCAGCCGTGGGCCTCGCACGGGCGGACCAGCCGGCCGAGGTCGCCGCCGGCGACGTCGATCGCGTCGCGGGCCAGCGCCGCCAGCGCCTCGTCGACGGTGCCCGGCCGGGTGCTGCGCCACGCGCGCACCGGGCCGTCCCGCCAGACGAGCTGGGGTGCGGCGGCGTCGGCGCGGGCGGCCGCGTTCACCGTCGTCACGGCGGCGGCACCGGGGACGCGCTCGTCCGCCAGCGCGGCCAGCAGTTCGCGGATCGCGCCGCGCAGTTCGCTCAACCGGGCCACGTCGGCCGGACCCAGTGACGCGGCCGCCAGGTCGTGCCGCCGCAGCCAGGCGGCGGCGCCGTGCGGTTCGGCGAGGTCGTCGACGTCGCCGTTCGCACTCAACCGCCGGGTGTTGACCAGCGCCAGCGCGGGCGAGCGGTCCTCGCCGGGTGCCGCAGTGACCACGTTCGCCTCCCGAATCCGGTGCCCGGCTTTCCCCAGGTCCGTTGACAGCTTACCCGCCTCATGGATAAATGAGAAAGTAAGCATGAGAAACCAGGAGGACCGATGGTCACCGTGCACCACCGCCACGCCACCGTCGCCGGGCACCGGCTCTTCTACCGGGAGGCCGGGCCCGCGGACGCCCCCACGATCGTGCTGCTGCACGGGTTCCCGACGAGCTCGCACATGTTCCGGCACCTGATCCCGGCACTGGCCGACCGCTACCACGTCGTCGCGCCCGACTACCTGGGCGCGGGCGCGTCCGACGCCCCGGCCGAGTTCACCTACACCTTCGACGCGCTCGCCGACCTCACCCTCGGCCTGCTCGACGAGCTCGGCCTGACCCGCTTCGCGCTCTACATCCAGGACTTCGGCGCCCCGGTGGGCCTGCGCATCGCGTCCGCCAACCCGGAGCGCGTGACGGCGATCGTCACGCAGAACGGCAACGCCTACGTCGAGGGACTGGGCGCCGGCCTGCCGCAGAAGCTCGCCGCCGGCACGCTCACCGAGGACGACCTGCGCGCCATGGTCACCCTCGAGGCCACCAAGGCCCAGTACCTCGACGGCGTCCCCGACCCGGCCCTGGTGAGCCCGGACGTCTGGATCCACGACCAGGCCCTGCTGGACCGGCCCGGCGCCGCCGAGATCCAGATGGCGCTGCTCACGGACTACCACCACAACATCGGCCTGTACCCGAAGTTCCACGAGTACTTCCGCACCAGCCGCGTCCCGCTGCTCGCGGTCTGGGGCGCCAACGACGAGATCTTCATCGCCGACGGAGCCCGCGCCTACGCCCGCGACCTGCCCGACGCGGAGATCCACCTGCTCGATTCGGGGCACTTCGCGCTGGAGACGCACCTGGACGCGATCGCCGGCTACATCCGCGGCTTCCTCGGACGGGTGCTGAAGTAGGCGCCGACGGCCGGGATGCGCCCCAATGTGGCGTTCGGTGCGTCGAGCGCACCCAATGCCGCATTGGGGCGCATCACCTCCAGCCGTCGGCGAAGCTCGGACGCCTGCCGCTAGTCGACCAGTGCGCCGCAGCTGACGTTGACGGTGGACGCCGTCATCGTGCGGGCGCGGTCGGACGCGACGAACGCCGCCACCGCGCCGATGTCGGCGAGCGTCGCCGCGCGGCCGAGCATCGTCTGGCCCACGATGCTCGCCTCGATCTTGTCGCGGCCGGGGAACTCGGCCGGGAGCACCTCGGGGATGCCGCCCGTCCGCAGCGTCACCGTCCGGATCCCGCGCGGCCCCAGCTCGGCGGCGAGCTGGCGGCGCATCGCCTCGAGCGCGTGGAAGGCCACCTGCAGCCCGCCGACGGGGAACTCACGCACCGGGTCCCCCGCGCCGCCGAACAGCAGGATCACGCCGGACCGCTGTTCGGTCATGTGCCGCGCCGCCGCGCGGGCGGTCAGGAACTGGGTGCGCACGGCGGTCAGCACCGGCCGTTCGTAGTCCGCGAGCGCCATGTCGACCAGCGGCGTCCCCTGGACGTCGCCGTGCGCGATGAGGTTGAACGACACGTGCAGCCCACCCCGCGCGGCGACGGCGTCGGCGTGCTCGTCGACGGCCCGCTCGTCGAGCGCGTCGACTTCGGCGGTCTCGGCGGCACCACCCTTCGCCCGGATGCGCCCGGCGACCTCTTCCAGCCGGGACAACGTCCGCCCGGCGAGGAAAACGGTGGCCCCTTCCCCGGCGAAAGCGGCGGCGACAGCCGAGCCGATCCGGCCGGCGGCGCCGTAGACGACGGCGTTCTTGCCTGCGAGCAGCGTCATGAATCCTCCTGGTTCCGGGTGCCTGCACCGGTGCGTCGAACGAGCAGGCCCGGAATCGACAGGGAGGTTCAGGCGGGGCGCGGGAGGATCGCGTGCCCGTGCACTTCCTTGGCCGCCAGGTACCGCACGGTCTCGCCGCTCGGGTCCGGCTGCACCAGCTGGCGCATCTCCGCCTTGATGCCCGCCACCTCGAGCGCCGAGATCTTGGCGGGGTTGTTGGTCAGCAGCTGCACCGACGTGAGGCCGAGCTGCGCGAGCAGGGCCGCGGCGTGCTCGTAGGACCGGCTGTCGGCCTTGTACCCGAGGGCCGCGTAGCTCGCGAAGGTGTCCAGGCCCTGCTTCTGCGACAGCTCGTACCCCTCCGCTTTCGCGAACAAACCGGCGCCGCGGCCCTCCTGGTCGAGGTACACCAGCACGCCGGAGCCGTGCGTGCGGATGATGCGCAGCGATTCCTGCAGCTGCCAGCGGCAGTCGCAGTTCGTGGACTCGAAGATTTCGCCGTAGAGGCACCGGGAGTGGACGCGGACGGGGCAACCGTCCGACGGGTCGCCGTACACCGCCGCGCTCGGCGGGTTCATCCACCCGTGCCCGCCGTCGAGGACGATCGCGCGGAACGCCCCCTCCGCTCCCTCCAGCTGGTGCACCACTGCTCCGGTCACGGGGTCTCCAGGGTCTGGTCGGTCTCGAGGGTGCGCTCGACCTCCTCGCGACCCGGCATCGAGTCGGCGATCTCGTCGAGAGTCGGGTTCGTCGCCATCGCCGCGATCGCCCAGTGCAGGGCTTCCTCGCGGCTCCGGCCGGCACCCTCTTGAATGAGTTTTTGGATGAGCGCCGCGGAAAAAGCTTCGCGGACGCCTGGTGCGTCGTCGAGCGGGACCGGCGGGCCCTCGATGTCGCGGGAGATCACGCTCGAGCGGATACTACAACCAAAATTCTCGACGACACAGACCGCACCCACGCCGAGCGCGAGCAGTGACCGGGCCAAGTCGTCGAGTGATTGTGGACTGTCCGGATCGGACAGCAGGCGGCGCAGCTCGCCTTCCCGGCCGACGAGGTAGTCGACCCCGCGCAGGAGCCGGTAGAGCTGCTGCGGAGCACTCCGAGGCGGCGAAGCTTGCAGCAGCACCAGGGGTTTCCGCGGCTGGGCGGCCGCGGCGGACAGCGCCCACTTGATCGTGTCCATCGGCGGTTCGAGGGTGATCAGCACGGCGTCCGCCTCGGCCATCGCCTCCCGGACGCGCGGCGCGCGGAAGTCCTCTCTGGACAGTGAGACCGCTTCGGTGTTCATCCAGCCGAGGTAGCGTGTTTCGCCGGTCTGGCTGACCAGCACCAGCGCCCGCGGGTTGGCGGCACCAGGGGTTTCCTTGACCAGCGCGGTCGACAGGCCTTCCTTGTGCATGAACTGCAGCAGGTCCTGCGCCTGGGAGTCGCCGCCGACCGCGGTGACCAGGCGCGCGTCGAGGCCCAGGCGGCGGCCCGCCACCGCGAGGAGGAGGCCCTTGCCGCCCGGGTGCACGTCGAACGAATGCGCCTGCACGGCCTCGCCGACGTCGGGCAGCTCGTCCGAGACCACGACGTGGTCGGTCACCGCGCTGCCGACCACCACCACGGAACCGACGGTGTCGCCGGCGGGCTCGGCCACCACGGGTTCGACGTCGCGGACGCAGCGTTCGGCCAGCACACCCAGCGTGCGGGTCTCGATCGAGCCGCGAAGGCTCCGGACGGTCGGCGGCGGGTACTCGCTCGAGGCGCCGAGCAGCGCGTGCAGGGCGTCCCACTCCTCCGCCAGCGCGCGGCGGCGCTCGCCGAGGTCGTCGGCGTACAGGCCCTCGATCTCGGGGCGCGCGCCCACGCGCGCGCGAAGAACACCGAGCGCCAGCGCGGCGTCCGCGATCAGGAGGTCGGCCGGGCCGAGCGCGGCGACGGCCGTGGTCACGACGTGGACGATCGCTTCGCCTTCGGACGCGCCGGTCTCGCGGACGCGGCGGCGGACGGCGGGAAGCTCGGCGAGCAGGCGGACGTCGACCTCGGTGGCGTCGAGGCGCTCCACGGTCAGCCCGCTGCGCGTCCTCAGCTTGAGGAAGACGCTCCGGACGCCCTCGACGGTGGCGTCGTATCTCGCCATCGCCTCAGCCTACCCCTCGGATGTCACTTGCCCTTCTCCGCATGGCACTTGCGCGTCGCGGTCCCGCCACCCGTCGCAGCTCGGCCGCGAAGTTACTCCGTTCGGCCCGTTTGGGTCCGGCGTTCAGCGCTCGCCGATCACACAAAGGGCGTCGACCTGGGGCCGCTTCTTGATGTCATCGCATTGTCAATTGACATCGTTACAGGGCAAATGCCAACCTGGGATGGCGCCACCGAGTGTCGGGAGGTCGTCATGCAGCTCAAGAACACCCCGCTCAGCCTGCGGAACGCGACATCGCGGCCAGCCCGTGTCACTCGGGTGGCGTTTGCCGGGGCGATGGTCCTCGGCGCCGTCGTCAGCGGTTGCGCGGTGCCCTCGCGGGCCGTTGTCCCCACCGGTGGCGACCGGGTCGTCGTGGTCGTCAGCGGGACGGCGAACGAGCCGCGGGCCGCCGTCACCGATGCCGTGCTCGCCGTGCTGCGTGACGCCGCGAACAGCGGGAACGTGTCGCAGCAGGGTTCGGGCAAGAGCAGCGTCGTGCTGATCTCGGCCGCCGACGGCGGGGACCGGCGCTCGGTCGTGCTCACCCCCAGGCGGGCCGACGGTTCGCTGGAACACGGCCTTTCCCGGCCGTCGCTGATCGACCGGAACGTGGCGAGCGCCGTCGACGCGATCGGCGCCACGGTCGCGCACAAGAGCGGGCTCGACCTGCTCACCGGGATCGCCGACGCCGTCCGCGGCGTGCCCGCCGGGACCCTGGTCGTCGACAGCAGCGGCCTGAGCACCGGCGGGGCGTTCGACCTCCGGCAGGTCGGCTGGGCGACCGACCCCGCGGCCGTCGTCGCTCAGCTGACCGCGGCCCGGCAATTGCCGCGACTGGACGGCTGGCACGTCGTCTTCGCCGGGCTCGGGTCGGTCGCCGGGCCGCAGCCGCCGCTGCCCACGCCGGCACGCGACCGGCTGGCCGCGTACTGGCAGGCGATCTGCCGGGCGGCCGGCGCGGCCGCCTGCGACGTCGACCAGAGCCGGGTGCCCGCCGAGCCGTCGCGGGCCGCCGCGGCGACGCCGGTCGTGCCCGTGCCGGGGGTGACGTCGGTGACCGGCCCGCGGGGCGAGGTCACCACCACGGTTTCGGACACCGCGCTCGGCTTCACCGGGAACTCCGCGGTGCTCTCCGAATCCGCTCGCGACCTGCTGCGGTCGCTGGCGGGCAGCATCACGGCCGGCCGTTCCGACGCGCCGGTCACCGTCCGCGGCTTCGCGGCCGACCCGCCGGGGTCGACCGACGCGGGGCGGCGGGAACTGGCGGAACAGCGAGCGCGTGCCGTCGCCGGCGCGCTCACCGGGGCCGGCGTGACCCAGCGGGTCGACGCCACCGGCACCGGCACCGAACCCGGGGTCACCGCGGTGACCGGCGGGCGGTTCGACGAAGCGGCGGCGGCCCGGATGAGGCGGGTGGAGATCACGTACCAGGGCCCCGGCCCGAGCACGTAGACCGACCAGGAGGCACGGCCATGACCAGCACCGACCAGACGAGAAACCTGCCACTGCCCCAGCCGCGGCCGCGTGCCGAGACGCCGGCGGGCGACCTGCTCCTCGCCCGCGTGCAGGAGCTGACCTACCGCTCCGCCCGCGCGATGGACGGGCACGTGGTGGGCCCGCACGGCCAGAACCTGACCGTCGGCGAGGCGCAGGCCCGCGCCGAGCTGATCGACCGGCTGATCGAGCTGGAGCAGCTGCGCGGCAGCCTGCGCCACCGCCGCGTCGGCCGCGTGACCCGGGTGCTGACGCTGCTCACGGTGACGGTGGTCGACCTGCCGATCATGTTGTGGCTGGCCAGTTCCGTGTTCAACGTCGACTGGAGCGACCCGCTGGGGCTGCCGCTGGCGATCAGCATCGTGATCTCGGTGCTGGCCACCGGCGGCGCGGCGACGGCGTTGCACCACCTGGGCCACAACCAGCGCCAGCACAAGAACGCCAAGCGGCAGCTGGACTGGGTGAAGCTGTCGGTGGGTTCGAAGCTCAGCCTGGTCACGGTGGGGCTGCTGGTCGGGCTGATGGGCGTGGTGATGTTCGTCCGGGTGTACACCGAGGGCGTGCTGTCCGGGATGAACGACCTCGCCGTGCTGATGGCGGTGCTGGTCGCGCTGGTGATGGTGGTGTCGGCGACGCTGGTGTTCTGGACGGCCTTCCGCGACGGCTCCCTGGAGCAGGACGACCTGCGCCACTACAGCGACTGCGTCCGGCCGTTCCTCGCGGCGAAGCGCGAGTACGAGGACCAGGCGCACGAGCTGAGCTGCCAGTACGACCTCCTGCGGCGGCAGGCGGGCCGCACGGAGGAATGACCTCGGGGGAACCCGGGGACCCGGGCCGGTGGGAGGGGCTACCCGCCGGCCCGGGTGACGCTTGCCG includes the following:
- a CDS encoding DeoR/GlpR family DNA-binding transcription regulator, whose protein sequence is MLPQRRHELILRALRAEGPAPVGVLAERLGVSHATVRRDLVRLDREGRLTRVHGGAVAADGDGGPYAPAAEHADEKEAVARRAAALVADGDTVLLDVGTTAHRLARHLRDRALTVITSSLAVYEELKDADDVELVLLGGVVRRGQHSMVGFLTEDALRQVRAGTVFLGTSGVRCDGHVMDSTVVEVPVKRAMVAAADRVVLLADAGKFPGTGLAKVCGPDALDIVVTSAGADEPTCAALADAGVEVLR
- a CDS encoding OmpA family protein, which translates into the protein MAFAGAMVLGAVVSGCAVPSRAVVPTGGDRVVVVVSGTANEPRAAVTDAVLAVLRDAANSGNVSQQGSGKSSVVLISAADGGDRRSVVLTPRRADGSLEHGLSRPSLIDRNVASAVDAIGATVAHKSGLDLLTGIADAVRGVPAGTLVVDSSGLSTGGAFDLRQVGWATDPAAVVAQLTAARQLPRLDGWHVVFAGLGSVAGPQPPLPTPARDRLAAYWQAICRAAGAAACDVDQSRVPAEPSRAAAATPVVPVPGVTSVTGPRGEVTTTVSDTALGFTGNSAVLSESARDLLRSLAGSITAGRSDAPVTVRGFAADPPGSTDAGRRELAEQRARAVAGALTGAGVTQRVDATGTGTEPGVTAVTGGRFDEAAAARMRRVEITYQGPGPST
- a CDS encoding PfkB family carbohydrate kinase — protein: MPAEPAPETDVFLSGPLFFDLVFTGLEQPPAPGTEVWTGGMGSGPGGIANFAVALSRLGLRTSLAAAFGTDVYGRYCWDVLSRQEHIDLSRSRQFPEWHSPVTVSLAYAGDRAMITHGHAPPVPVAELAGSPPVSRATVAHIGLDTADWVHTAHQAGSLVFADVGWDPSEAWSAALLDQLGCCHAFLPNDVEAMAYTRTETPEAALAKLADLVPIAVITRGGAGVLAVDGTTGETAAVPALPVDVLDATGAGDVFGAGFVAATLTGWPLAERLRFACLTASLSVQHFGGALAAPGWHEIAEWHARHRRPDYGFLDEVLPSETVAGTRRGPVTLGFGDDSWR
- the ribA gene encoding GTP cyclohydrolase II RibA; the encoded protein is MTGAVVHQLEGAEGAFRAIVLDGGHGWMNPPSAAVYGDPSDGCPVRVHSRCLYGEIFESTNCDCRWQLQESLRIIRTHGSGVLVYLDQEGRGAGLFAKAEGYELSQKQGLDTFASYAALGYKADSRSYEHAAALLAQLGLTSVQLLTNNPAKISALEVAGIKAEMRQLVQPDPSGETVRYLAAKEVHGHAILPRPA
- a CDS encoding SDR family NAD(P)-dependent oxidoreductase; this translates as MTLLAGKNAVVYGAAGRIGSAVAAAFAGEGATVFLAGRTLSRLEEVAGRIRAKGGAAETAEVDALDERAVDEHADAVAARGGLHVSFNLIAHGDVQGTPLVDMALADYERPVLTAVRTQFLTARAAARHMTEQRSGVILLFGGAGDPVREFPVGGLQVAFHALEAMRRQLAAELGPRGIRTVTLRTGGIPEVLPAEFPGRDKIEASIVGQTMLGRAATLADIGAVAAFVASDRARTMTASTVNVSCGALVD
- a CDS encoding SDR family NAD(P)-dependent oxidoreductase, which gives rise to MIAVLGVGPGLGLSIASRFGREGFTTALVSRTATRHDAYRGALPGITTHTYTADVTDEAQLRDVLVRITADAGEIDAVYFGPADATAGPGITPLPEAGPDDLRAPFEAFLLPAANLVKSVLPGMIERGSGTLLFAGGLSGKHPMPMLGTLAPASAALRMYVLTLHAALREKGVYAGTLTIGGLIERGDIHRVFTSQDHGFTPGTLNPDDIADQAWSLHVERDEAEAEFNAMAAV
- a CDS encoding nucleotidyltransferase domain-containing protein, which translates into the protein MFTTGERTSLRDALVEAARSDERVTGAALTGSAALDAEDAWSDIDLAFAVTGDPEPVLADFTARMYAEHGAAHHMDVGFERTTFRVFLLGSTLQVDLAFWPAEDFGATSPKFRLLFGTANEREPTPPPDARRLIDLAWLHALHARSSLARGRGWQAEYMVGRVREYALALACLRHGLPAVEGRGLDQLPASVTRPFEATLARGLDDLGRAFHAVTELLIGEVGRVDAALGRRLAPLLRRLTS
- a CDS encoding VOC family protein codes for the protein MEWTLEVVVVPVSDIDRAKAFYADQLGFTLDHDVAPAPGVRIVQLTPPGSGCSVVIGKGAVPDMPPGSLKGLQLVVKDLPKAHAELRDRGVDVGEIQVVGVGPWDGKADLNNVGFVFFTDPDGNSWGIQQISSRR
- a CDS encoding alpha/beta fold hydrolase, encoding MVTVHHRHATVAGHRLFYREAGPADAPTIVLLHGFPTSSHMFRHLIPALADRYHVVAPDYLGAGASDAPAEFTYTFDALADLTLGLLDELGLTRFALYIQDFGAPVGLRIASANPERVTAIVTQNGNAYVEGLGAGLPQKLAAGTLTEDDLRAMVTLEATKAQYLDGVPDPALVSPDVWIHDQALLDRPGAAEIQMALLTDYHHNIGLYPKFHEYFRTSRVPLLAVWGANDEIFIADGARAYARDLPDAEIHLLDSGHFALETHLDAIAGYIRGFLGRVLK
- a CDS encoding PfkB family carbohydrate kinase, with the protein product MARYDATVEGVRSVFLKLRTRSGLTVERLDATEVDVRLLAELPAVRRRVRETGASEGEAIVHVVTTAVAALGPADLLIADAALALGVLRARVGARPEIEGLYADDLGERRRALAEEWDALHALLGASSEYPPPTVRSLRGSIETRTLGVLAERCVRDVEPVVAEPAGDTVGSVVVVGSAVTDHVVVSDELPDVGEAVQAHSFDVHPGGKGLLLAVAGRRLGLDARLVTAVGGDSQAQDLLQFMHKEGLSTALVKETPGAANPRALVLVSQTGETRYLGWMNTEAVSLSREDFRAPRVREAMAEADAVLITLEPPMDTIKWALSAAAAQPRKPLVLLQASPPRSAPQQLYRLLRGVDYLVGREGELRRLLSDPDSPQSLDDLARSLLALGVGAVCVVENFGCSIRSSVISRDIEGPPVPLDDAPGVREAFSAALIQKLIQEGAGRSREEALHWAIAAMATNPTLDEIADSMPGREEVERTLETDQTLETP
- a CDS encoding CGNR zinc finger domain-containing protein, whose product is MVTAAPGEDRSPALALVNTRRLSANGDVDDLAEPHGAAAWLRRHDLAAASLGPADVARLSELRGAIRELLAALADERVPGAAAVTTVNAAARADAAAPQLVWRDGPVRAWRSTRPGTVDEALAALARDAIDVAGGDLGRLVRPCEAHGCVRFFFREHARRRWCSTTCGDRVRAARHQRLVVEQRTASAE
- a CDS encoding 6-phospho-beta-glucosidase, translating into MRLAILGGGGFRVPLVHGALLRDGGITDLVLHDVDAGRLAAIERVLAEQAEGVAGAPRVRVTTDLADALSDVDFVFSAIRVGGLRGRRLDEQLAQAEGVLGQETVGAGGIAYGLRTVPVAVELARLIGELAPRAWVINFTNPAGMVTEAMAAHLGGRVLGICDSPVGLCRRVAGALGVDPATAWFDYAGLNHLGWLRAVRVGGEDVLPRLLADTGALESFEEGKLFGASWLRALGAVPNEYLHYYYFAREAAASPASRGALLLEQQRDFYAEPSLTSWDRTRLEREATYMAETREGERDDLEGGGYENVALALMRAIALGERANLILNVRNGSALPGVPPDAVVEVPCVVDANGARPLAVSPLPGHALGLVTAIKAVERATIEAATTGSREAALRAFALHPLIDSVSVARRLLDAYAAAHPELGYLA